From one Lycium ferocissimum isolate CSIRO_LF1 chromosome 7, AGI_CSIRO_Lferr_CH_V1, whole genome shotgun sequence genomic stretch:
- the LOC132063762 gene encoding UV-stimulated scaffold protein A homolog, producing the protein MEAEEKMVVVGLLDKATNSTRPEVEPRLLKSIKLAVRSSDSELRLAAHTLMSLMKRDHSQVRYLALLIIDELFMRSKLFRTIAVENLDQLLTLSVGFRRNLPLPPPTSVASVLRPKAIEFLEKWNSSFGIHYRQLRLGYDYLKNTLRFQFPNLQANAARIRQERREREMRTKEILLKKFETLKENLASIKDEIQSTVDEIGECLNILSTKDEEDILLTPLDDEEIVEFRNSELRQIRLDSLKEGEKIKEDSENEVVFDALRELFKVLVTKHMVTMQEWISVLIRVEAADTRFRDSTLKDFIDIRNHLKSVKKKCEESGCTLPKTRIVEEEDIWEEGNVEPENGKSFKMPDRGEDCSLNLNFSGMRVEAPKCSNLKVKGKEKLQVANGDSATDTSRGKLLAEAPVMKWGSFLDDWGSNSRDVLANQRGLDLDGHWGRVDHDAVIPAEKIAELKVYATVYREDPVEIQPCRAPLRSGGLCQRKDLKICPFHGPIIPRDDEGKPIDTDSSIEDQAAQLVEQQEPINACPSVVEKIHDLDEKLVEKLAKQAVKNVRQRDKEETKKREHDKQILKRAKLAKVREHNQEVLRDAALASSSRSLYAGEDQDRSSLSRSSSTSKKETLASMLKKKETAKDRLGQRLLNSRARDATVRQLTVAEDANYREAFPNQW; encoded by the exons ATGGAGGCAGAAGagaagatggtggtggtggggttACTAGATAAGGCCACCAACTCCACCAGACCCGAAGTGGAGCCCCGACTCCTCAAATCCATCAAATTGGCTGTTCGCTCCTCTGATTCGGAGCTCCGACTTGCTGCCCATACCCTTATGTCCCTTATGAAACGTGACCACTCTCAG GTACGATATCTCGCTCTTCTCATAATAGATGAACTCTTCATGCGCTCGAAACTTTTTAGAACTATTGCTGTCGAGAACTTGGATCAGTTGCTCACTTTAAGTGTTGGGTTCAGAAGGAATCTGCCACTTCCGCCTCCTACCTCTGTTGCTTCTGTATTACGCCCCAAAGCAATTGAGTTCTTAGAGAAGTGGAATTCTTCATTTGGCATTCATTATAGACAGCTCAGGTTGGGGTATGACTATTTGAAGAACACCCTCCGGTTTCAATTTCCAAACTTGCAAGCAAATGCAGCTAGGATTCGGCAGGAAAGGAGGGAAAGAGAGATGAGGACAAAGGAGATCCTGCTGAAGAAGTTTGAAACCTTGAAGGAGAACCTTGCTTCTATAAAAGATGAAATTCAGTCCACAGTTGATGAAATTGGCGAGTGTTTGAACATTTTAAGCACAAAGGATGAAGAAGATATATTGCTGACTCCTTTAGACGATGAAGAAATTGTGGAGTTCCGCAACTCTGAACTCCGACAAATCCGTCTTGATTCTTTGAAGgagggggaaaaaattaaagaggaCAGTGAAAATGAAGTTGTGTTTGATGCATTGAGGGAACTATTTAAGGTTCTAGTAACAAAACATATGGTCACAATGCAAGAATGGATCTCTGTTCTCATAAGAGTGGAAGCAGCAGACACTAGGTTCAGGGACTCCACATTAAAGGATTTTATTGATATTCGTAATCATCTAAAATCAGTGAAGAAAAAATGTGAAGAATCTGGTTGTACTCTGCCTAAAACTAGAATTGTCGAGGAAGAAGACATATGGGAAGAGGGTAATGTGGAACCAGAAAATGGAAAATCATTTAAAATGCCTGACCGAGGTGAGGATTGTTCCTTGAATCtgaatttcagtggaatgagaGTTGAAGCTCCTAAATGTAGTAATCTTAAAGTAAAGGGAAAGGAAAAGTTGCAGGTGGCCAATGGCGACAGTGCAACTGACACCTCTAGAGGTAAGCTTTTAGCTGAAGCTCCCGTTATGAAGTGGGGTTCTTTCTTGGATGATTGGGGATCAAACAGCAGGGATGTTTTAGCGAACCAAAGAGGATTAGATCTTGATGGCCATTGGGGTAGGGTGGATCATGATGCGGTGATTCCTGCTGAAAAAATTGCAGAATTGAAAGTCTATGCAACTGTATATAGGGAAGATCCTGTTGAAATCCAACCATGTCGGGCCCCTTTGAGAAGCGGAGGACTTTGTCAGAGGAAAGATTTGAAAATTTGTCCATTTCATGGGCCTATTATTCCTCGAGATGATGAAGGCAAACCAATTGATACAGACTCATCAATAGAAGATCAGGCTGCCCAGTTGGTGGAGCAACAAGAGCCCATCAATGCATGCCCTTCAGTAGTGGAGAAAATACATGATTTGGATGAGAAACTTGTGGAAAAATTAGCCAAGCAGGCTGTAAAAAATGTCCGACAAAGAGACAAAGAGGAGACAAAGAAGAGAGAGCATGACAAACAGATTTTGAAGCGGGCCAAGCTTGCAAAGGTCCGagaacataatcaagaagttcTACGTGATGCTGCATTGGCATCATCATCAAGATCCTTATATGCCGGAGAAGATCAGGATAGATCTTCTTTGTCTAGATCTTCGTCCACGAGTAAGAAAGAAACTCTGGCATCTatgttaaaaaagaaagaaactgccAAAGATAGATTGGGTCAAAGGCTTCTTAACAGCCGTGCTAGAGATGCAACAGTACGACAGTTAACGGTGGCTGAGGATGCTAATTACCGTGAAGCCTTTCCAAATCAATGGTAG
- the LOC132063761 gene encoding aspartyl protease family protein 2-like, giving the protein MEGKPKPISISISFLFLSLLAISVSSTSLQYQTLNLHSLPQTQLQSLSWDTQDLEAQLLGSDPDPNPDTTLSVQLHHVDLASPSSFNATPHALFKLRLQRDAVRAKALSLLAAVNTTVHRRAGKPHGGGRDFSSSIISGLSQGSGEYFTRLGVGTPPKFAYMVLDTGSDVVWIQCSPCKKCYTQSDPVFDPTKSSSFVGISCGSPLCRRLDSAGCNRKKCLYQVSYGDGSFTVGDFSTETLTFGRSRVKNIALGCGHDNEGLFVGAAGLLGLGRGRLSFPTQAGRRFGQKFSYCLVDRTASSRPSYLVFGESAVSKTAVFTPLVNNPKLDTFYYVELTGISVGGTRVPAIRPSLFKLDAAGDGGVIVDSGTSVTRLTRPAYVALRDAFRMRARNLKKAPDFSLFDTCFDLSGKTEVKVPTVVMHFKGADVSLPASNYLIPVDTDGTFCFAFAGTMSGLSIIGNIQQQGFRVVFDLAGSRLGFAPRGCA; this is encoded by the coding sequence ATGGAAGGAAAACCAAAACCCATTTCCATTTCcatttccttcctttttctttccctaCTTGCCATTTCTGTCTCTTCCACTTCCCTTCAATACCAAACACTAAACTTACACTCTCTCCCTCAAACTCAACTTCAGTCTCTCTCATGGGATACCCAAGACTTAGAAGCCCAACTACTCGGATCCGACCCGGATCCGAATCCAGACACAACACTCTCTGTACAGTTACATCACGTCGACTTAGCATCTCCATCATCCTTCAATGCTACACCACATGCTCTCTTCAAACTCCGTCTCCAACGTGACGCAGTTAGAGCTAAAGCACTTTCACTCCTCGCCGCCGTTAACACCACCGTTCACCGCCGCGCCGGAAAACCCCATGGTGGTGGCAGAGATTTCTCTAGTTCTATTATTTCTGGACTTTCTCAAGGTAGCGGAGAGTACTTCACGCGCTTAGGTGTTGGCACACCTCCCAAATTCGCTTACATGGTATTAGACACTGGAAGTGACGTCGTTTGGATCCAATGTTCACCTTGCAAAAAATGCTACACTCAATCCGACCCGGTTTTCGACCCGACAAAATCCTCTTCCTTCGTTGGTATCTCATGTGGGTCCCCTTTATGCCGACGGTTAGACTCCGCCGGCTGTAACCGTAAAAAATGTCTTTACCAGGTTTCTTACGGCGACGGTTCTTTCACCGTCGGTGATTTTTCAACTGAAACATTAACTTTCGGCCGTTCACGTGTCAAAAACATAGCCCTCGGATGTGGACACGACAACGAAGGTTTATTCGTTGGAGCCGCAGGTTTACTAGGTCTGGGCCGAGGTagactttcatttccaacccAAGCCGGTCGCCGGTTCGGCCAGAAATTTTCCTACTGCTTAGTAGACCGGACCGCTTCATCCAGACCGTCTTACTTAGTCTTCGGTGAATCAGCGGTTTCTAAAACCGCTGTTTTTACCCCACTTGTTAATAACCCGAAACTCGACACGTTTTACTACGTGGAGCTAACGGGAATTAGCGTAGGTGGCACTAGGGTTCCAGCCATTAGACCTTCATTGTTTAAGCTAGATGCTGCTGGTGATGGTGGGGTTATAGTGGATTCGGGTACTTCAGTGACCCGGTTGACCCGACCCGCTTATGTAGCTTTAAGGGATGCTTTTAGAATGCGTGCTAGGAATTTAAAGAAAGCACCGGATTTCTCGTTGTTCGACACGTGTTTTGATTTGTCGGGAAAGACGGAAGTGAAAGTGCCGACGGTGGTGATGCATTTCAAGGGAGCTGACGTGTCGTTGCCGGCGTCGAATTATTTGATTCCGGTGGATACTGATGGAACATTCTGCTTTGCATTTGCTGGTACAATGAGTGGATTGTCTATTATTGGGAACATTCAGCAGCAAGGTTTTAGGGTAGTGTTTGATCTTGCCGGATCTCGTTTAGGATTTGCTCCACGAGGCTGTGCTTAA
- the LOC132062015 gene encoding uncharacterized protein LOC132062015: MGDFNCITEPGEKRGGNPHRVDNSFPFIDCINDCELEDPGYTGSIFTWCHHRCPAERVWKRLDRALINQKLMMNFPDSTVTHLVQTGSDHALSLLMLKTPIIDIVQQAWDEHVEGSPMWRFHMKLKATCKKLSWWSNNILGDIFEATKTKEKQVADLEEICLQENSGENMEKYNEANAKLIRHYKQEESFWRQTSGIKWHAEGDLNTKFFHYVISSKRQRLKLNKIKNSLVKFYEHIFTDDNVNRDMFMVQILPSLVTNEDNDNLCDIPSMQELKDIVFSMSTDSAPGPNDMSGLFYRHWDIGLTGFMKERSITESITLAQEMIHNMNKQDHDSNMGMKLDMTKAYDRVSWTFLCDALKKFGFSDKWINMIWRVIANNWYSININGTRHGFFKSSRGLNQGDPISPSLFIICAEVLSSNLENLVLNNFVPFSYDPMGPIITHLSYADDTILFTSGILTLLV, encoded by the exons ATGGGTGATTTCAACTGCATCACTGAGCCTGGTGAAAAAAGAGGAGGTAATCCACATAGAGTGGACAACAGTTTTCCTTTCATTGACTGTATAAACGATTGTGAGTTGGAAGATCCGGGGTATACTGGATCTATATTCACTTGGTGCCATCATAGATGTCCAGCAGAGAGAGTTTGGAAGAGGCTTGATAGGGCCTTGATTAACCAGAAATTGATGATGAACTTTCCAGACTCCACAGTTACTCATCTAGTCCAAACTGGATCTGACCATGCACTCTCATTATTGATGCTAAAGACTCcaataat AGATATTGTTCAACAAGCTTGGGATGAACATGTGGAAGGTTCACCTATGTGGAGGTTCCATATGAAGTTAAAAGCTACTTGCAAAAAGCTGTCTTGGTGGTCTAATAATATTCTCGGTGACATCTTTGAAGCCACAAAAACCAAGGAAAAACAAGTGGCTGACCTTGAAGAGATCTGTCTTCAAGAAAATTCAGGTGAGAATATGGAAAAGTACAATGAAGCAAATGCTAAGCTTATCAGACATTACAAGCAAGAAGAGTCATTTTGGAGACAGACGTCTGGCATTAAATGGCATGCAGAAGGAGACCTGAATACTAAATTCTTTCACTATGTAATTTCCTCTAAAAGGCAGAGATTGAAgttgaataaaataaagaacAGCCTGG TTAAGTTTTATGAACACATCTTTACTGATGATAATGTGAATAGGGATATGTTTATGGTACAAATACTCCCTTCACTAGTTACCAATGAAGATAATGATAATCTATGTGATATTCCTTCTATGCAAGAGCTCAAAGACATTGTTTTCAGCATGAGCACTGATAGTGCCCCTGGACCCAATGACATGTCAGGCTTGTTCTACCGTCATTGGGACATTGGACTT ACAGGGTTTATGAAAGAAAGATCTATTACTGAGAGTATTACCTTGGCCCAGGAGATGATTCACAATATGAATAAACAGGATCATGATTCTAATATGGGTATGAAACTTGACATGACCAAAGCATATGACAGAGTCTCTTGGACTTTCTTATGTGATGCTCTCAAGAAATTTGGCTTTTCTGACAAATGGATTAATATGATATGGAGAGTCATTGCAAATAATTGGTACTCCATTAATATAAATGGAACCAGACATGGATTCTTTAAATCTTCTAGAGGACTAAATCAAGGAGATCCCATATCCCCTTCTTTGTTCATAATCTGTGCTGAAGTGCTCTCAAGCAACCTGGAAAATTTGGTGCTGAACAACTTTGTTCCTTTCTCTTATGATCCTATGGGCCCTATCATTACTCATTTAAGTTATGCTGATGACACCATTCTTTTTACTTCTGGGATTTTAACTCTAttagtatga